The genomic interval ATTAAAAATCTAGATAAAGTGAATAGTTTCAATTTTTTGTTTCCTTTCTCTTGAATTTTAGTTGGCATTAATATTTAAAACCGATCTCGAATCCGATCTGTGATCTCATATCCCGAGAACTTGGATACGGCCCTAAACCGTGAAGTATACTTCCTAAAAACGCAGCCGAATTCCCGGAAAGGAGAGCAAGGGCAAGCCCGCTTTGGTTTGTCGCGGTGGAATTTCTTACGGTATGCATCGCTTCCGCGCCCGAATACGAGAGTCTCAAAAAGAGGGCCTCGGTTACTTGAAAAGAATATCCCAGATGAAATCGATTTCCCCGGATGTCCGTTTTCACGATTCCCTGCTGTAAGGATGGTAACGGGATTGAGGTATTGCCGCTACTTAGAATTACGAACGATTTATCTTTAAAATCGGCGGAACTTTGGATACTTTTGAAATATTCGACGCCAAAATCGATTTTATTTATTTTAAGAAACGTAAACGAATAATTAAATCCTAATGTTCCATTAAGGTATGATTCTCGGTAAATCAATTTATCCGGAGTCGTAAAGTCAATTCCGTTTTTGACGGTCGTAATGGCGCCTGACGTTCCGGAAGAAATATACGCATTGCTTTTGGAAGATAAGGTTACGTTATTTTCGTAAGCTTCCAAGCCCGCCCTAAGTGACAAATTTTCCAAGAAGGGATTTTTGGAATCGTGAAAAATCAAGAAGTCGGCTCCGTAATTGACTCTAGTCGTATAAAGTCTATTTTTAGAGTAATCGAAGACGGTAAAATCTTGACCCTTAATCGTTGTAGGTGGATATCCTATACTATAAGAATACTTATCTATATCAGTAAGTATCGTAGTGCCTGACGTTAACGTAGAGTAGGACAATAGGTAATTACTACGAATTAAGGGAGTGTGACGAACAGAAGAATCCCATTCGAGTCCTTTTCCTCGGAAGTTAGAGGCGGATGGAATCATGATATTATTGACTCCGGCTATCGCCGAATTTATCATGAGTGAATTTTGCATATTTAAGGCGTTTTTGGCAGTCGCCGAATTGACTTGTACTTCGGTCACTCTTATCCCTATGGAAGTCAGCTTCTTTTGATCGGCTTCTTCTTCCGCGTATAGAGTTGCCGAAAAAGATACTAATGCAATTATAATCGCATATCTAACGTTCAACTTCATCTCCTTTGACGATTTGCATTTCTAAAATTTTTCATCTATCGATCGCTTGGCCGAAATCGGGCTTTCTAAAAACTAATGGAAATTGCGACCTTTACTCCTTCGAATTTCCAAGATTATCATCTTTATTAATAAAAATTCTATGAATCGTTTTTATCTGACATTTCGGTTAGTATGATTCTGTTCAATTTCATTGATCGGTTTTATTAATACACTCTGACGGTTGCTTTGAACTCGGACTAAGGATCAGTCGTTCAATCGAAGCGAATTATTGCCGGAAAACCGCCTCCATGTAAACTCGTTGCTACGAATCTTTCCTTTCTTCGAAGAAAACGTCGGGCACATCGGATATATCTTTAGAAAATGATCGAATAAATCGGAGCGGTGGTTCCGATTTATTTAAAAGTATTCTTTGTCAAAATTATTTCACGATGTTATTTTATCGATAAAATTAAGGAAAATAAATTAATAAAATATAATTGTTTAAATAGAAAATTAAATATAAAATATTTATCAAATAAATAAATACTAAAATAGAATAATTATTATGGAAATCTACCGTTTGGGATATTCGTTATTAGAGAGCCATTGCAAGAAATCCGGAAGGAAGTAGTAAGAAATATCCCGATTGAGGTAATTCGGAGAAAGATGCGAAAGCGGTTTTTTTTCGGTTCGGCCTTAGGGGAAATATGCTCAAAAGCGGGGAGGTTGCGAAGGGGAATCTTCGGCTTGGTTGATAACCAAGTTAAAGGTTTGGATGAATTTATATTTAAGGGGAACGAAGAATCGCCCCGTGTACGTGGATCGGCTCGGAAAAGAATTTCTAATTACCGAATTTTTCCGCTTTGTCGTAAGGAAAATAATAGAATTTCTTGTTTTCGTCTTTCAAAATAGGAATATCTTGAAAAAATAATACTCCGAATAATTCACTAATCGATGCGTCTCAATGCTCATGTGCATGGCCGGACCGAACCCAATCCGTACGTTTAAAGTCGAATAAATGGGCAATTCTTCGCAGACACATATAAACGTGAGAGAGTCGCAAGTGTTTGCGCTGCCAAAAACACTTCCAAGAAGCCATCGCTCATTCTTCTTTCTTTGAATTTTACTTCTCCGTACATCACGAGATATGCTTGAAATTCCGGATCGGTAACGACTCATGTGACTGCCTCAGTCGGGTGGATTGGGGCAGTAGCCGGTTTTCTCGTACTTAGTATAGCGGGCATTGTCAGCCAAGACGCTATAATTGTTCGGAGTTCCTATATATCGATGGATCTTATCGGACGATTTATGATTATTCCGCTAAGCATATTGTCTATGCTCACCGGACTTATCCTCGCGTTTTGGACTCAATGGGGTTTGATTCGATATTATTGGGTCTTCGTAAAATTTGTCCTCGGAATCTTTGCAAGCATAGGTTTGATATTACATCAATTCGTCGCCATCGGAGAAGCGGCCAGGAAGGTGGCTCTGATATCCGATTTTCCGGATCCGGGACGATTGGGACCGCAGCTAATAATAGACGCAAGTTTGGCAATCTTGGTTTTACTTGCGGCAACAGTTCTGTCCATGTACAAGCCTTGGGGCTTGACCGCCTACGGTCTTTGGAAACAAAAATCTCAAAAGAATCCGGAGTTATCGACAATACGGAGCGGCGATAAGGCAGATATGATAGGATTCGGGTTAAAAATTTCCATTGCACTTGTTGCCGTTCTTATCATAGCGGTGGCAATCGTTCATCTTTCGAGTCGCGGATTCGGAACTCATCAGTTTTGATCTATCGATCTCTTGAATTATGGATTAATCTATCTTTTTTTTTCGCTTCTTTCTTTTAGGAGATGCTTTTGCTCTCACGTTAAATTCAAGTGCAAGATCGATCCAATACCGAAATTCTTTTTTCGATTTTATATCCTTCTCGTTAACGAATACAAACCCCTTCATCACTTTACCATTGTGAATCATCGGTCTACATTTCTTTTTTTCTAGAACGGACTCGAATATAATCGGATCGATTCGACACATTATTTCGTCATTTCCGACGCAGACGCACATTTTGTCGTTTAGCATAAAGCACATTCCACGGAACATTTTCTTCTCTTCTAAATTTCGTTCTTCGGACAGTGCTTCCCGTATTCGTATCGCTAGTGTTTCATTATACGCCATAGTAGTTTCTCGCTAAGAATGTTTTGCTGAAGAGGCATCCATATTATCCGATTTTTTCCAATAAAATATTTACTTAAGAATGCATTCGTTCAAGCGAACGTTGTATTGGATGACAAAAATAGAATAAGAAGATATTCTTGTCCGATGGAACTATTATATACGAAAACTTCACCATTTGCGCGTAAAGTCAGAATTTTTGCAATAGAGAAAGAGCTGCCTTTAAAACTTATAGAGGAGAATCCGTACGAAAAGCGTCCGTCACTTTTGGAAAAAAATCCAGCCGGAAAAATTCCCGTTTTACTGAGGGAAAACGGAAAGCCGCTGATCGATAGCTCGGTAATCTGTGAATATATAGATTTACTCAACGACACGCCGATCCTCATACCTAGAAACGGAGAGGATAGATTCGAGGTTTTGCATCGAGCTGCGGTAGCGGATGCTATGCTGGAGGCCGGCCTGGCTCTTTACGTTGAAAAAAATAATCATGGCGAAGGCATAAACCAGAAATTCCAAAGAAACAAGGAATTAGCGGTTGAAACTAGTCTGCAGTTTTTTGAAGATAGAATCGACGATTTAAAAACTTTTCAATATGATAACGTTTCATTAATCTGTGCGTTAGGATCTTTAGCTTTTCGAATTCCGGAACTTGTGGATTACTCAAAATTTCCTAAACTTGAAAAATGGGCGAGAGAGATGAGTCGTCGAAAAAGCGTTTTGGAGACCGTTCCGGAAATAGGATAGGGAATCAATTTGCGATAATATTTATTTAGATCTTGCGA from Leptospira fainei serovar Hurstbridge str. BUT 6 carries:
- a CDS encoding TfoX/Sxy family protein, with the translated sequence MAYNETLAIRIREALSEERNLEEKKMFRGMCFMLNDKMCVCVGNDEIMCRIDPIIFESVLEKKKCRPMIHNGKVMKGFVFVNEKDIKSKKEFRYWIDLALEFNVRAKASPKRKKRKKKID
- a CDS encoding glutathione S-transferase family protein gives rise to the protein MELLYTKTSPFARKVRIFAIEKELPLKLIEENPYEKRPSLLEKNPAGKIPVLLRENGKPLIDSSVICEYIDLLNDTPILIPRNGEDRFEVLHRAAVADAMLEAGLALYVEKNNHGEGINQKFQRNKELAVETSLQFFEDRIDDLKTFQYDNVSLICALGSLAFRIPELVDYSKFPKLEKWAREMSRRKSVLETVPEIG